CTTCGTGAGCCGGTAAAATCCTTTAGCGTCCCGCGCCGAAGCTTTCAGCCCAAATTCCACAGGCCGATCCTGGCTTGCGCTCCGATCGAAGAGTCCAATGGCCAGTTCGTATTCGCCGGCCTTGAGGTCGGGCGGGAGCGATAACTCGTATCGTGAAGACACCGGCGCGCCGGGCAGCCATGACTTGCCGCTCACACCCAGAGCCTTGGTGACCTGGCCACCCGCGCCTGACAACTTCACGCGCAGTTCGTACGGCGCGTAGGGTGGCGCAACGCCGCGGTTCTCCATCGTGAGAATGAATGGCACGGTGGCGCCCGCCTCAAGCTTGTCCGGCAGTTCGAGCGACCTCGGGAAGAGCCAATAGCCGCACTTGTTCAGCAGTTCCT
This window of the Verrucomicrobiota bacterium genome carries:
- a CDS encoding DUF4832 domain-containing protein, with protein sequence MFELEHYGSVKKPGNWEGRPESAVAKFGKGKTGPDYFRGALELLHATYIGYHGDAREWLTDNPELTKELLNKCGYWLFPRSLELPDKLEAGATVPFILTMENRGVAPPYAPYELRVKLSGAGGQVTKALGVSGKSWLPGAPVSSRYELSLPPDLKAGEYELAIGLFDRSASQDRPVEFGLKASARDAKGFYRLTKVPVTAARASGR